The archaeon BMS3Bbin15 genome contains the following window.
AGCTTCCTTTGCATGCATAAGATAGGTTCCGCTCTTCTCAACCTTAATATCAAGGAAGAGCATTGTATGAAGCCCCATCTTCATATTTGCCTTAACTGTAGTGTAAGGTGTTTCTGAAAAAAACCTTTCTTCAGGTCTTGCAATACTTGCACTCCTGCCAAATTTATAATTCTGCAGTCCTGCAAGAGAGGGTGCAGCGGAGTAAATCGAGGCGTTGTTCACAACTCTAACTTCAATTTCTGACTCTCTGGCATCAAGAAGGAGGTGTACGTGAGTTGTGGATATAAGAGCGTCACCAGCCACCAGCAGTGAAACCTTGCTCTTCTTTGCCCTCTCCAGTATTACTTTTTCTCCCTCCTCTTCAATATCGCTTCTTGAAAGCAGCCTAACCTTTCTGCCTATAATTTTCTCCAGCCTATCCAGATTCAAACCAGGCATAACTGATGTATAGAACTCAGCAAAAATATAGTCGCTGCTTCTCGCCTCTTCGAGGCCCATTAAAGTTATATCCTTCTCACTGTAAAGTCCCAGGCCAATAAGCACAAGCATAATATTAATAGTTTTAATGCAATATAAAACTCATGGCTCTTGCTGTTAAGATTGGAAAAGAGAAGGCAGAGGAAACAAGAAAGAAGCTTATTGAATCTAACCTCTTTGATTCAGAATATAAAATTCTGATTAATGGAAACTACGTACTTCTCCCAGTAATTGGAAAGCCTGAGGGCTTTGAGGTTGTTGATATTCCCCTTAAGAAGAGAAAAAAAAGAAAGAGCTTCCGGGACAGACTTGGTGAAATTCTAACAGAAAATGAGATTTCACAGGTTAGAACTTCATTTGACCTTATTGGTGATATTGCAGTAGTTGAAATTCCACCTGACCTGGAAAAAAAAGAAAAGGAAATAGCCAGGGCACTTTTAGACTCCGTAAAGGCTGTGAAGGCTGTTTTTAAGAAAGAAGGTTCGGTTTATGGCAGTGAGAGGATCAGAAAATTAAAATACCTTGCAGGAGAGCACAGGAGTGAGACGGTACATACTGAAAACGGAATAAAACTCAAGCTGGATATAAAAGAGGTTTACTTTTCACCGAGGTTGAGCTATGAAAGACTCAGAGTACTCAGCAGGGTGAATGACGGTGAGATTATAGTCGACCTTTTTGCAGGAATAGGCCCTTTTGCATTACTCATTGCGAAAAACAGAAAAGTAAAGGTTTATGCAATGGACATAAATGCTAGGGCCATAGAGTATCTTAAAGAGAATGTTAAACTGAATAGACTCGAGGGAGAGGTTATTGTAATTCATGGTGATGCTATGAAGGTTGCTCCACAGAGAGTAGCTGACAGGGTTATTATGAACCTTCCGAAGAAAAGTCACGAATTTTTACCCCTTGCTTTTGACGTATTGAAAGAAAAGGGAGGGGTGATTCACTTCTACACAATTGCTCCTGAGGAGGAGCTTTTCGCACAAGGTGAGAGAATCATTAAGAGAACAGCAGAGGAAAAAGGAGTTATTGCTAGAATAGAGAATAGCAAGGTTGTTAGAAGCTACTCACCGGGAAATTACCATGTGGTATTTGATATCAGAGTTGTTTCATAAGCTATATGCAGCGTTTGTAACCTGCTCGAATTTCTGACACTCTAAATCCAATCTTCTACCCATATCCCGGCACTAATTTTAAATATCATTGTATAGTTCTTAATCTAATGAAACTTCTTGTAAGTCCCTACACTGTTGAAGAAGCAGGAGAAGTTCTTAAAGGCAGGGCTGATATTATAGACGTAAAGAACCCGAAGGAAGGCAGTCTTGGCGCCAACTTTCCCTGGGTTATCAGAGACATAGTCTCCATTGCAGAAGGCAAAGCAGAGACCAGCGCCACTATGGGAGACCTTAAATTCAAACCAGGGCAGGCATCTCAGGCAGCATTCGGTCTCTCTCTGCTTGGTATTGACTACATAAAGGCAGGGCTTGCTTTCACTGGCATGGAAAGGGCTGAAGAAATGGCCAGAAGTATAGTGAAGGCTGTTGAAGGGAGAACAAAGGTTATAATTGCAGGCTATGCTGATTATGCACTTATTAAAACACTTTCTCCTCTCGAACTTCCCGCTATCGCAGAGAAGGCAGGTGCTCATGGCGTTATGATTGACACTTTTACCAAGAAAGGGAGAGGACTATTTGACTTTATGAGTGAAGAGGAACTCTCAGTTTTTATTGAGGAGGCACACAGCAAAAATCTTGAGGTTGCTCTTGCCGGGTCTCTGAAGGAGGAGCAGATTTTAAGAGTTAAAAAGCTTGGAGCAGATATAGCCGGTGTCAGGGGAGCAGTATGCTCTGGAGGGGATAGGGTTAACGGTAAAATTTCTATAGAAAGAGTTAAGGAGCTGAAAAAGATATGCAGTGCCAAAAGCCTGTAAACTACAGAATAAAATAACTTTGCAGATATAAAATTGAAAAAATAGAAATAAAAGAGTTAGAAGTAGGCTTTTTAGCAGGAATCGTGAGAAATTGCACTCTGAGGGCAACCCTCAATACATGCACAACACTCTATGCAATCGTCCATATTGACTGCTTCACTCTTATTGTCATCGTTGAGTTCATATACACCAGCGGGACATACGTCCACACAGCTTCCGCATCCGATACATGCATCTAAATCAATCTTTATAGAAACCATATACTTGGACCTCCTTTTGCAATAATCGATTATAAGAATAACAAAAGAAAATAATTATTGAAGAGTTAGATTTAATAAGATGTGGGAGAATTAAAAATTAATGACTCTCAAGCTCGACCTTCACATTCACTCAGGATACTCCAAGGACTCGCGAATGGAAGTGAAAAGAATAATAGAGATTGCAAAGAGCAGAGGTTTGAGCGGTATAGCAATAACAGACCACAACTCTGCTGAAGGTGGATTTCATGGCAGGAAAATTGCCGGAGATGATTTTACAGTTATACCGGGTGAAGAGGTTCTTACCAGCAGAGGCGAAGTTCTGTGTCTATTCCTCAATGATGAGGTCAAAACAAGAGAATTCTACGAGGTTGTGGATGAGGTGCATTCCCAGGACGGGCTATGTATAGCCCCCCACCCCTTTGACTTATTCAGAATCAACAGATTAAAGGGTATCGAGAAACTCTACAAAAATCTTGATGGGATTGAGGTTTTCAATGCCAGATGTGCCTTTGAGAGCTGCAACATAAAAGCACTGGAATTTGCTCTGAAAAAGAAAATGCTTATGACAGCAGGAAGTGATGCCCACAACTACGGCGAGATAGGTTCGGCCGGAGTTGCTGTTAAGGATATAGAGGATATAAGGAAGGGTAAAACTGAGATTTTCGGGAGCGCCTCAGGATTTTTCCAGTTAATAAAAACAAAAATTTATAAGAGTTTTGGTATAGAGGTTTAATCATGTCAGAGGAGGAAAAAAAACTTGCTGGAATCGAAGCTGCCAGAGAGGTTGAGGAAGGAGGCTATATTGGTCTGGGAACTGGTTCGACTGTAAGGTATGCTGTAGAGGAGCTGGGCCGAAGGGTCAGAGAGAACGGCCTTGAGATTAAGTGTATACCAACTTCTGCTGATACAAGGATTCTTGCAATTAAAAATAAAATTCCTCTCACAACCTTCGAGGAGGTTCATGAGCTTGATATAGCTATAGATGGTGCGGACCAGATTTCGAGTGACTACGCATTGATAAAGGGCGGCGGCGCAGCTCTCTTCAGGGAGAAGGTTGTTGCTTCAAATTCAAAGAGATTTATTGTTGTTGTTGACAAATCAAAACTATCAGAGTCTCTCGATATTGCCGTTCCGGTGGAAGTTCTGCCATTCGCCTGGGCTGTCGTTTCTGAAAGGCTTGAAACTCTGGAATGTAAAAAATCTAAATTAAGGTGTGCAACAGGGAAATCAGGGCCTCTGCTCACAGATAATGGTAACTATATTCTTGATGCCAGCTTTGGAAGAATTGAATATCCACAGAAGCTTGAGGAGGAGATTAATGATATTGTCGGAGTTGTGGAAAATGGAATATTCTGTGGCATGGCTTCAAAGATTATAGTGGGTAGAGACGGCAGGATTGAGGTGCTGCAGTGATTAACAGGGTTCTTCAGGCTCTTCAGGAACCAGAGAGTTATGATGAGGATGTAAAGGAGATAAAACTAATCCAGACACATATCTCATTTGTGTTCCTCACAGGAGACTATGTATATAAAATTAAAAAGCCTGTGAATTTTGGATTTCTTGACTTTACATCTCTTGAAAAAAGGAAGTTTTACTGCGAGGAGGAGATGAGGGTTAATAAAGCTATTGCCGGAGAGATATATCTCGGGGTTATGCCTATTGTCGAGACTTCCGAAGGCAGGATAAAGGTTAATGACACGGGCAGGGTTGTTGAGTATGCTGTCAAAATGATTCAGCTTCCTCAGTCTGCAATAATGAGCAATCTTCTGAAGGAAAATAACGTATATAAAAAAGATGTTGTTGAGATAGCAAAACTGGTGGCTGACTTTCACTCAACAGCTAACAGAGGCGAGGAGATTAGTAAATATGGCAGTTATGAACAGATTATGGCAAACTGGACTCAGAATTTTGAGCAGACGGAGAATCTTACTGGAGAGTATCTGGATAAAGAAAAATATCTGGAGCTTAAGGACAGAGTTATAAATTTCATGGATAGCAACAGAGAACTTTTTGAAAGAAGGGTCAGAGAGGGTAAAATAAGGGAATGTCACGGTGACCTTCACAGCGGTAATATCTTTATTGTGAGAAGGCCAGGAAAGCTCTATAAACCTGGAATTTACATCTTTGATGCCATAGAGTTTTTCAAAGGCTTTAGCTGCAGTGATATTCTTGCAGATATCGCCTTTTTATCAATGGACCTTGAATTTAATGGCAGAGATTATCTTGATAAATCCTTTGTTGATGCATATTTTAAGTTTTCTGATGAGGAAAAGCTGGAGAACCTTCTGGATTTCTATAAGTGTTACAGGGCCTTTGTGAGAATGAAAGTCACAGGCTTTATGCTCTTTGACGAGAATGTCGACGAAGAGGAGAAGATAAAAATAAGAGGGCTGGTTAAGAAGTATTTCGAGCTGGCAGGGAAGTATGCTACTCTGCTATGAAATGTGTATCTTTCTATAATTTAATAAGGAATTCTTTTCATAATTTCTCTGATATTTTCTCTGACACTTCCTGAGGTATCCAGCACTACATGGGCCCTTCGAATCGGTTCGAACTCTTTTTCAATCTTTTTGTAAACCTCAAAGTCAGCATCGCTCAGAGAGTTTCTCATTTTCCTTCTCTCCATCCTCTCACGTATTACAGCCTCAGGGGCAGAACATTCAATCACAAAAACCTTTGTTCCTGTATTTCTTCCGACTTCATAAACCTTTTGCCTCAAATCCCTCTTATAAAAGGTTCCATCCAGAATAACAGTCATCCCTCCCTTTGCAAGATATTCTGCAATTAAAAAGGTAACCTTATAAACCAGAAGCTTCTCTTCATTACTATAGGTCGGATTATCAAAAAGCTGCTTTCTGATTAAATCGGTTCTAAGCACTGTAGCTTTGAACTTTTTTGCCAGGGTCGTCGCTATAGTGCTCTTCCCTGAGGCAGGCAAACCTGCGATTAAAATCATCATAATATTAACTCAGCCTTAAAATATTAATAGCTTATCCTCCAGTAATTTTCACCTTCTATGAATTATAACTTCTATGCGCTCTGCCTCGCTGAGAATAATATCGGAAAACTTAAAATAATAGCATGGAGCAGTTATACCTATGAATTTTGATATGCATCTCCACAGTATTTTTTCAGATGGAGAGCTCCTACCCAGTGAGATAGCAAGGCGTTATGCAGAAAAGGGCTTTGAAGCCATAGCCATAACTGACCATGCTGACGGAAGTAATATGGAATTTATTCTAAAACACCTTCTCAGAGCAAAAGGAGAGCTTCAGGGACATGGCATAAAAGTTCTAATCGGGATAGAACTTACCCACCTTCCACCTGACCTGATTCCAGGGTTTGCTGTTAAGGCAAAGAAGCTTGGTGCAGAGGTTGTTGTTGTCCACGGAGAAACTATTGTCGAACCTGTAGCCAGAGGCACAAATAGCGCAGGGGTTTCAACACCCGAGGTGGATATTCTTTCTCATCCGGGCTTAATAACCGTGGAAGAGGCAGAACTCGCCAGAGAAAATGGAATTTTTCTCGAGCTCTCAGCAAGGAAGGGGCACTGCCTTGCCAATGGGCATGTCGCAAGGGTTGCCGAGGAAGTTAAAGGAGAACTGCTGGTGAATACTGATTCCCATGCCCCGGAGGACATAATTTCACCAGAGAATATACTTAATGTAGCTTTAGCTTCAGGTTTGAGCGATAAATATTCCAGAATAATTACTGCTGTTAATCCAAAAAGATTAATAGTTGATTAGGAGGGTTATTATGCAGCCTCTGGGTGAATTCATTCATATCAGTGGTACAGGCACATTAATTTTCAGGGGAAAAAGTTATCCACCTATGTCCAGCAATGTCATCACAAAGACCGGTATTATAATTGGTAAGGTTGTTGATGTCATAGGCCCTGTTTCATACCCCTACTTTGTTATAAGGCCTGAAATTAAGCTTACTGAGAGGCTTGTGAGCGAAATAAAATCCTATGGATTATTTATATTAAAAGATAAAAGGAGGAGTTCAGCTGGGAGGAACGAATCTTGATGAATGCCCTGAGTGTGGGAGCCGGAGTCTATCTCATGATACAGAGAGGGCTGAAGTAGTATGCAATGGGTGCGGACTTGTTGTTAGTGAGGCACTGTTAGACAATGGGCCTGACTGGCGGGCTTTTGACAATGAACAGATGAATAAGAGAAGTCATACAGGTGCACCTCTAACTTATACTCTCCATGACCTTGGTATGAGTACTGTTATAGACTGGCGCAACAAGGATGCATCGGGCAGAGAAATTTCTTCAGCCAGTAAAGCTCAGATGTACCGTCTCAGGAAGTGGCAGCAGCGTATAAGGGTTAGCAATTCATTGGAGAGAAACCTTGCCCGGGCACTAACTGAAATGGATGCCCTCTCTTCTCGCCTTGACCTGCCAAAAAATGTAAGGGAAATGGCAGCCAAAATTTACAGGAGGGCTGTTGAAAAAGGACTTACAAGGGGCAGGAGTATAGAAGGAGTAAGTGCCGCATCAATATACTTTGCCTGCAGACAGTACGGTGTGCCGAGAACTCTTGACGAAATTTCAGATACAGCAAGACTAAATAGAAAGGAAATAGGAAAGACATACAGGTTTGTTGCAAGAGAACTGGGCCTTAACCCAAGACCTTCTTCACCTCTTGATTATATTGAAAGATTCGGAAGTGAGCTGAGGTTAAGTGGAGAGGTAAGAAGTAAAGCCAGAGAGATAGTAATTCAGGCAATAAAGCAAATGGGGGTTACATCAGGCAGAGGGCCGACTGGAATATGTGCTGCAGCCCTGTACATTGCTTCCGTAATTCTCGGAGAAAGAAAAACTCAGAAAGAAGTGGCTCATGTGACAGGCGTAACTGAAGTAACAATCCGCAACAGATATAAAGAGATGGTTGAAAAGCTCAATCTTGATGTTGCAATTCAATAATCTTTCTAAATTATAAAAATCTCCACATAGAGGAACAATCCAGATATAAAGATAGATATAAATGTGAGAGGAGCACCGTATTTAAAAAACTCCTTAAAAGATATTGGATGTCCCATTCGTTCGCTTACACCAGCCACAACTATATTGGCTGAAGCACCAATCAGTGTTCCATTTCCTCCAAGGCATGCACCAAGGGCGAGTGCCCACCAGAGAGGGTTTGTATTGAGATGTGCAATCTGCGAGACAAGTGCAGGACTGGAACTCATACTTTTAACCAGCGGCACCATTGCGACTGTGAAGGGTATATTATCCACTATTGCACTTATTATAGCAGAGGTCCAGAGTATCACAAACATTGCAACAATAAGATTGCCGTGAGTCATATTTACAGCAATACTTGCAGCTTTCTGTATCAGGCCAGCCTCTTCCACTCCCTTGACTATTATAAATATACCAGCAAAAAATAGAAGAACACTCCACTCCACCTGATGAAGTGCCTTATCAGGATGCTGGCGGGTAAGAATCAGTAGCAGGGCTGCACCGAGAAGAGCAACTGTGGAAGGCTGGAGATGCAACCAGGAATGAAGAAAAAATAGGATAATAACAAGAAAAATGACAGAAAGGGATTTTTTCAGAAGCCTGTAGTCTTTAATCATATCCCATTCGTTCATATTCAGAATATCTTTAATGTTTTCAGGTTTTTTTGATAGTTGCTCTCTGAATGCATATTTGAGAAACACGAGCGAGAATATAAGCACAAAAAAGATAATGGGGGTGAGATGTATAATAAATTCATTGAAGCTCAGTCCTGCACCACTGCTGATTATCATATTTGGCGGGTCGCCTATGAGGGTGGCCGTTCCTCCTATATTCGAGGCAAATATCTCAGATATCAGAAAGGGAACAGGGTCCATATCCAGTTTCTTTGCTATACTTATGGTTATAGGGGCCATAAGCAAAACTGTTGTAACATTATCCAGAAAGGCAGAGATAATAGCTGTGATAATTGCAAATAAAAGTATAATCTTTACAGGGTCGCCCTTTGAGAGCTTGGCAGTTTTTACTGCAATAAACTCAAATATACCAGTGTCTTTAAGTATCCCAACAATAATCATCATTCCGAGAAGAAGACCTATGGTATTCCAGTCCACAGCTTCAGCCACAAAACTTGAGCCTGTTGGATATATACTTCTGTTAATAAGCCCGAAGCTGGGGCCCAGAGCAATTATAAGAACTCCACCTGCGAGGGCAACAACAGTACGGTGAATCTTTTCTGAAATAATTAAAGCATAGGATATTATAAGAACCGCGGCTGCAAATATCTGGGCTGGATCCATATTCCTCAGTCTCCATAACACTAATATTTAGAAGATTATATATTTGTTTGGTATTATTTATGTTTTTCAAAGATACTTCAGAACTTTATGGTTATCCCGTCATATAATATAAAAAGAAAGGTAATGAAAATGAGATTCTACACCCATATTGCAGCAGCTATTATATTTTACGTTATAACTTTCAGATTTTTAGGTTTACATTTGAGTTTAACTCTGGCAGGAGTTTCTCTTATTGCCTCTCTCCTGCCCGATATAGACACACCAAGGTCCATCAGTGGTAGAATGTTTCACCCATTATCTTCTATATTAAAAGCAGTTTTTGGACATAGAGGGATTACCCATTCCATTCTTTCCCTGTTTTTACTCACTGCTTTATTATTCAAATACTCAGATATACAGTTTTCTATTTCATTCTTTACAGGTTATTCAAGCCATATAATACTTGATATGCTTGGTGGGGGAGTAAGACTATTGTATCCTTACAGGAAAAAATACAGACTGACTGGAAAAAGAATAAAAAAAGGAGAAGAACCAGTCTTTGCTTTCCTTTTATTCCTACTTGCCTTTATACTTATAAAAACCATCACTCCTTGAACAGGGCTGAAAGTTCCTTTTCTCTCTCTTCAGCAAGACTGTTAATTACTTTCTCTATATTTTCAACCATCTTATCAAAGGCTTCCTTTGTTGCGCCTTCGCCGGATGTTATAAAGGGTTCACCAGAGTCACTGGCCTCAGCAACTGCCTGGTCGATTGGTATCCTGCCGAGAAGAGGTACCTTCAA
Protein-coding sequences here:
- the rpiA gene encoding ribose-5-phosphate isomerase A; the encoded protein is MSEEEKKLAGIEAAREVEEGGYIGLGTGSTVRYAVEELGRRVRENGLEIKCIPTSADTRILAIKNKIPLTTFEEVHELDIAIDGADQISSDYALIKGGGAALFREKVVASNSKRFIVVVDKSKLSESLDIAVPVEVLPFAWAVVSERLETLECKKSKLRCATGKSGPLLTDNGNYILDASFGRIEYPQKLEEEINDIVGVVENGIFCGMASKIIVGRDGRIEVLQ
- a CDS encoding ferredoxin-2; this translates as MVSIKIDLDACIGCGSCVDVCPAGVYELNDDNKSEAVNMDDCIECCACIEGCPQSAISHDSC
- the arsB_1 gene encoding arsenical pump membrane protein, which translates into the protein MDPAQIFAAAVLIISYALIISEKIHRTVVALAGGVLIIALGPSFGLINRSIYPTGSSFVAEAVDWNTIGLLLGMMIIVGILKDTGIFEFIAVKTAKLSKGDPVKIILLFAIITAIISAFLDNVTTVLLMAPITISIAKKLDMDPVPFLISEIFASNIGGTATLIGDPPNMIISSGAGLSFNEFIIHLTPIIFFVLIFSLVFLKYAFREQLSKKPENIKDILNMNEWDMIKDYRLLKKSLSVIFLVIILFFLHSWLHLQPSTVALLGAALLLILTRQHPDKALHQVEWSVLLFFAGIFIIVKGVEEAGLIQKAASIAVNMTHGNLIVAMFVILWTSAIISAIVDNIPFTVAMVPLVKSMSSSPALVSQIAHLNTNPLWWALALGACLGGNGTLIGASANIVVAGVSERMGHPISFKEFFKYGAPLTFISIFISGLFLYVEIFII
- a CDS encoding bifunctional sulfate adenylyltransferase subunit 1/adenylylsulfate kinase protein, producing the protein MMILIAGLPASGKSTIATTLAKKFKATVLRTDLIRKQLFDNPTYSNEEKLLVYKVTFLIAEYLAKGGMTVILDGTFYKRDLRQKVYEVGRNTGTKVFVIECSAPEAVIRERMERRKMRNSLSDADFEVYKKIEKEFEPIRRAHVVLDTSGSVRENIREIMKRIPY
- a CDS encoding H/ACA RNA-protein complex component Gar1 produces the protein MQPLGEFIHISGTGTLIFRGKSYPPMSSNVITKTGIIIGKVVDVIGPVSYPYFVIRPEIKLTERLVSEIKSYGLFILKDKRRSSAGRNES
- a CDS encoding histidinol-phosphatase, with protein sequence MTLKLDLHIHSGYSKDSRMEVKRIIEIAKSRGLSGIAITDHNSAEGGFHGRKIAGDDFTVIPGEEVLTSRGEVLCLFLNDEVKTREFYEVVDEVHSQDGLCIAPHPFDLFRINRLKGIEKLYKNLDGIEVFNARCAFESCNIKALEFALKKKMLMTAGSDAHNYGEIGSAGVAVKDIEDIRKGKTEIFGSASGFFQLIKTKIYKSFGIEV
- a CDS encoding diphthine synthase; translated protein: MLVLIGLGLYSEKDITLMGLEEARSSDYIFAEFYTSVMPGLNLDRLEKIIGRKVRLLSRSDIEEEGEKVILERAKKSKVSLLVAGDALISTTHVHLLLDARESEIEVRVVNNASIYSAAPSLAGLQNYKFGRSASIARPEERFFSETPYTTVKANMKMGLHTMLFLDIKVEKSGTYLMHAKEALEILLKLEDRKKEGVINTETIAVVVSRAGAPEFKLKAGSIRKLLEEDLGRPPHTLIIPAEFHFMEEEFLRAFASLSEE
- the ydjM_2 gene encoding inner membrane protein YdjM, whose product is MVIPSYNIKRKVMKMRFYTHIAAAIIFYVITFRFLGLHLSLTLAGVSLIASLLPDIDTPRSISGRMFHPLSSILKAVFGHRGITHSILSLFLLTALLFKYSDIQFSISFFTGYSSHIILDMLGGGVRLLYPYRKKYRLTGKRIKKGEEPVFAFLLFLLAFILIKTITP
- the polX gene encoding DNA polymerase/3'-5' exonuclease PolX; translation: MNFDMHLHSIFSDGELLPSEIARRYAEKGFEAIAITDHADGSNMEFILKHLLRAKGELQGHGIKVLIGIELTHLPPDLIPGFAVKAKKLGAEVVVVHGETIVEPVARGTNSAGVSTPEVDILSHPGLITVEEAELARENGIFLELSARKGHCLANGHVARVAEEVKGELLVNTDSHAPEDIISPENILNVALASGLSDKYSRIITAVNPKRLIVD
- a CDS encoding N5-glutamine S-adenosyl-L-methionine-dependent methyltransferase, which encodes MALAVKIGKEKAEETRKKLIESNLFDSEYKILINGNYVLLPVIGKPEGFEVVDIPLKKRKKRKSFRDRLGEILTENEISQVRTSFDLIGDIAVVEIPPDLEKKEKEIARALLDSVKAVKAVFKKEGSVYGSERIRKLKYLAGEHRSETVHTENGIKLKLDIKEVYFSPRLSYERLRVLSRVNDGEIIVDLFAGIGPFALLIAKNRKVKVYAMDINARAIEYLKENVKLNRLEGEVIVIHGDAMKVAPQRVADRVIMNLPKKSHEFLPLAFDVLKEKGGVIHFYTIAPEEELFAQGERIIKRTAEEKGVIARIENSKVVRSYSPGNYHVVFDIRVVS
- a CDS encoding transcription initiation factor IIB; the protein is MNKRSHTGAPLTYTLHDLGMSTVIDWRNKDASGREISSASKAQMYRLRKWQQRIRVSNSLERNLARALTEMDALSSRLDLPKNVREMAAKIYRRAVEKGLTRGRSIEGVSAASIYFACRQYGVPRTLDEISDTARLNRKEIGKTYRFVARELGLNPRPSSPLDYIERFGSELRLSGEVRSKAREIVIQAIKQMGVTSGRGPTGICAAALYIASVILGERKTQKEVAHVTGVTEVTIRNRYKEMVEKLNLDVAIQ